GCCCGCTCGTCCGGAAATTAGCCCTCGCTAAACGCGGGAAGCGGCCGGATTGGGCTAATTTTGACGGTCTCACGCGTCAGCTCTGCCCGGTTCCGCACGTCTTCAATGCCCACCGTTCCCCATCTCCCCGAATCCGTTTCCGCGCCCGGCATCCTGGCCCGGCTGCGCGCCGAAACCCGTCCGTACCACGACGCCCTGGAGGCAGGCGCCTTCAACGAATCCTTGCGGGCGGGCGCGCCCACGGCCGCCGGTACGGCGCACTTCCTGGAGCGCATGTACGGATTCTTGCAGCCTTACGAAACCGCCCTGCGCCAGCACGAGGCCGCGTTCGGCCCGGCCTGGGAGCTGCCGCGCCGCTACCGTGCCCACCTGATTCTGGCCGATTTGCAGCGCCTGGCCGATGCCCCCAAACCACCGCTGTGCCCAAACATGCCGCCGCTACACACGCTGCCGCAACTGCTGGGCGCGATGTACGTGCTAGAAGGCTCCACGCTGGGCGGGCAGGTCATCAACCGGCAGCTGGAGCGGGCGGGTATTCCGCTGCGGAGCTATTTTGCGGGGTATGGCGAGCGAACCGGACCGATGTGGAAAGCGTTCTGCCACCTGCTAGCGGAGGCTGCTGCCCCGGACAACGCCGACGAAATCGTGGCGTCGGCCGCTAATACTTTTCAATGCCTTGATGCGTGGATAAACCAACCTTGAGCTACACCGACGAAAGCCTGCTCGGCACCACCATTACGTTAAATAACTGCGACCGGGAGCCCATTCACATTCCGGGGGCCATTCAGCCCTATGGCTTTCTGCTGTGTCTTGATGAAGACACGCAGCGCATCGTGCAAGCCAGCGCCAACACCGAAACCTACCTCGGCCGGCCGGCCGAAAGCTTGATTGGCGGTGGCCTCGGGCAAGTACTGGCCCCCGACCAGCAGGCCAAAGTGGAGGCCTTGCTCGGCTCGCTCGGCACCGCGCCCCGGCTACTGGGCGTACGCCTCGACCCAGTGGCCGGGCGGCCGTACTTCAAAATCATCATGCACCGCTACGACGGGGTGCTGTGGCTGGAATTTGAGCCAGTAGACCAGCTCGAGGGCGCGTCCCTCGACCTGCCTTTTCTGAATGCGGCTTTGGGCCAGATGCTGGCGGCGGGCTCGGTGATGGAGTTTTGCCAGCACACCGTGGACCAGGTGCGTGCCCTCACCGGCTTCGACCGGGTGGCCATCTACCGCTTTGCGGCCGACGAAAGCGGCGAGGTCATTGCCGAAGCCAAGCGCGACGACCTCGACCCCTGGCTGGGCATTCATTACCCGGCCACCGACATTCCGCAGCAGGCGCGGGCCATGTACCTCAAAAACTGGCTGCGCTTCATTCCCGACGCGGGCTACGCGCCGGTGCCGCTCGTGCCGGTGCGCAACCCGGCCACGGGCCGCCCGCCCGACATGACCTACGCCGTGTTGCGCAGCGTGTCGCCCATTCACCTGGAGTATTTGCGCAACATGGGCTCGGCGGCTACCATGACCATCTCGCTGATTCAGAACGGCAAGCTCTGGGGCATGGTCACCTGCCACCACCTCACGCCCCGGCTGGTGAGCTACGAGCTGCGCGACTTGTGCCAGTTCATCGGCAAAACGTTTTCGGCCCTGCTCGCCAGCAAGGAGCTGCTGGACGACACGGAATACCAGCTGCGAATCACCGAGCGGCAGAGCGAATTGTTTGAAAACGTGACGGTATCGGGCCACGCCAATTTTGTGGACGGCCTGTGCGGCTTTTTCCCCACGCTGCAGGACGTGTTCGACTGCGGCGGGGCAGCCGTGTGCTTCAACGACGAACTCGTCACGCTGGGCAGCACGCCTACGCCCGAACAAATCCGCGAGCTGGTGGCTTGGCTGCAGGTCCACGCGCCGGAAGACGTGTTTTCCACCTCGTCGTACGCCGCGCTCAACCCGGCAGGGTTGGACATCCGGGCCACCGCCAGCGGCATCATTGCGGCCTCGCTGGCCGATGCGCCCGGCAACTACCTGCTCTGGTTCCAGCCCGAGCAGGTGCGAACGGTGACCTGGGCGGGCCAGCACGAGAAAAATCACACGCTGGTCGACGGCCAGGTTTTCCTCTCGCCCCGCCAGTCGTTTGAGGCCTGGAAGCAACTGGTGGAAAACACCGCGGCGCCGTGGCGGGCCGTGGAACTCGACGCGGCCAGGGAAATTCGGGTGCGCATTTCCGACATCCGCCTCAAAGTGTTCAACGAGCTGCAGGCGCGGGCCCAAAGCCTGAGCCGCCTCAACGCCGAGCTGGCCCGCAGCAACGACGACCTCGACTCGTTTGCCTACGTGGCTTCGCACGATTTGAAGGAGCCCCTGCGCGGCATTCACAACTATTCCCTCTTTTTGCTGGAAGACTACGCCGATAAACTCGACGAAGAGGGCGTACACCGACTCCAGACTCTGGTGCGCCTGAGCCAGCGCATGGAAAGCCTGATTGAGTCGCTGCTGCAGCTCTCGCGGGTGGGCCGCGCCGAACTAGAGCTGGAGGCGGTGGACCTGAACGAGATGCTGGTCGAGGTGAGCGACCTGCTTCAGCTGCGCTTTGAGGAAACCCAGACCCAGCTCGTGGTGGCCGAAAAGTTGCCGACCATTATGGGCGACCGCATCAGGATTCAGGAGGTGTTCAGCAACCTGTTTTCGAACGCCATGAAATACAACGACCGCCCGGAAAAGGTCATTCGGGTGGGTGAGGCCGCCGTTGACGCTTTTTCGGCCATAAATCGCGCCAAATTCTACGTGTTTTACGTAAAGGATAACGGCATTGGAATCGATTCGCGCCACCAAGCCAGTATCTTCAAACTGTTTAAGCGCCTGCACACTCCGGACAAGTACGGTGGAGGTACCGGCGCGGGCCTGGCCATCGCCAAGAAGATGGTGGAAAAACATGGCGGCACCCTGTGGGTTGATTCGCAACCCGGCCAGGGGTCGACCTTTTACTTTACCATACCTAAATAACCGGTAGTCGTGCTTGTATCGCCTCTCAAACCCATCCTCGTTGTGGAAGACAGCGCCGAAGACTTCATGGCCTTGAGCCGTGTGTTTCGGAAGCACGCCCTGCAAAACCCGGTGCTGCGCTGCGAAGACGGTGACCAGGCCTTGGAGTACCTGCAGGGGTACGGCAAAGCCGCCGGCTGGCCCCAAACCCTGCCCGCCTTCGTGTTGCTCGACCTGAACATGCCCGGCACCGACGGGCGCGCGGTGCTCGAATCCATGAAGCGCGACCCCAAGCTGCTGTCCATCCCCGTCGTTGTATTCAGTACCTCGACCAGTGCCGTAGACATTGCCGACTGCTACCAGATGGGAGCCAACAGCTACCTTGCCAAACCCATTGAGTATGCGGTTCTGGAAGAAAAAGTCCGTCACGCCATTCGGTATTGGTTGGAGACTTCGGAGTTGCCGAAGGCATTGTAGGAATTGGCCACATGAAGAAAATTTTACTCGTTGACGACAACGAGCAAGACCGTGCCCTGTATCGGCGCTTTTTGGGGCGGCACCTGGGCTTTGAGAGCATTCGTTTTGAGGAAGCGGCCACCGCCGCTGAAGCGCGGGACCAGTTTCTGGCGCACCAGCCCGACTGTGTGCTGCTTGACTACAACCTGCCCGACGCGGATGGCCTCGACATCTTGGCCGACCTGAAAACCCTGACCCCGCCCGACAGCCTGTGCGTGGTGATGGTGACCGGCGGCGGCAGCGAAAAGCTGGCCGTGCGCGCCCTCAACAACGGTGCCCTTGATTATTTGGTGAAGCGGCAGTTCGACCAGGAACTGCTGGCCAAAACCGTGCTGCACGCCATTGAGAAAAACGAGTGGCGGCAGTACGTGGCGCGCTACCACGACGAACTGCGCGCCGTGAACCAGCAGCTGCGCGACTCGCTGGACGCCCTGACGGAAACACGCCACGAAATCAGCCTCAAAAACGCTCAGCTTACGGCCGCCAACGCCGACCTAGCCCGCGCCAACCTCGACCTCGACAACTTTGTGTACGCGGCCTCGCACGACCTCAAGCAGCCCGTCGACAACCTGCGCGGCTTGTTTGAGGAACTGCGTAGCTCGGCTACGTTTCACGACGCGGAAGCTGGCACGGTGCTCCGGCTGGTCGATTCGTCGCTGCAGGACCTCAGCAAAACCATTCACGACCTGTCGGCCGTGGTGCAGGCCGAGCGCATGACCGGCGGCCAGCCCGCCGAAAAAGTAGTGCTGGCCGACCTGACCAAAGAAGTGCTGACGCTGCTCCAACCCCAGGTGGCGGCGGCCCAGGGCTGCGTGCATACCGATTTTGCCGCGTTGCCTTCGCTGCAGTTCGAGCGCAGCAGCTTGCGCACCATTCTCCTCAACCTGCTAAGCAACGCCTTGAAATACCGCCACCCCGACCGGCCGTGCAAGGTGGAGGTGCGGGCCTACGAAGCAGCCGGCCAGCCGGTGCTTGAGGTGCGCGACAACGGCTTGGGCATCGACATGGAGCGGCACGGCGGCGAGATGTTCCAGCTGTTTCGGCGCTTTCACCCACAGGCGTCGTCCGGCACGGGCGTGGGGTTGTTCCTCGTCCATCGGCTGGTGCAGGCGCAGGGGGGACGCATCGAAGTAACGAGCCAAGAAGGCGAAGGCACGACATTTCGGCTGTACCTGGGGCCGGCGGCGGGGTAATTGGACGAATAATGCCGTGTGGGCGCGGGTTTGGGGCAAGGCCTGCCGTTAATTTGCCGGCAGACAACGCATGCAACGGCAGCCCAAAAGCTGCGGAATCCGTTTACATCCGAAAACCCCGTGGTCCATGAAGTTATTTAAGTCCGCCGACCTTATCCGCAAAAGCAAATACATCAGCCGCGACTTGAGTTGGTTGCGGTTCAACTACCGCGTGCTCGACCAGGTACAGGACGCCAGCCGCGGTCTGTTTGATAAGCTCAAGTTCTTGGCCATCACCAGCTCCAACCTCGACGAATTCTTCATGATTCGCGTGGGCTCGCTCTACAACTACCTCGACTACGGCAAGGAGCGCATCGACTATTCGGGCCTGCGGGAGCTGCCGTTTCGGCGCAAGCTGCTCGATTTCGCGCACCGTTTCGTGAACGACCAGAGCCTGACCTACCTCAACGAGCTGAAGCCAAATTTCGAAAAGCACGGCTTCAACATCCTCAAAATGTCGGACCTGACGGAGCTGGAGGTGAAAAAGGCCGATGGCTACTTCAAAAACACCGTGTTTCCGCTGCTCACGCCGATGGTGTACGACTCGTACCACGGCTTCCCGCTGATGATGAACCAGATGCTCATCTTCGGGGTGGTGACGCGCATTGGCAACGGCATTGCGGTGGGGCTCGATGGCGAGGCCGAAAAGGGACAGGAGCGCCTCACCTTCGTGCAGATTCCGCAGAACCTGACGCGCTTTTTCGAGCTCACGCGCAAAGACAAAGTCATTTTTGTGCCCATCGAGGAAGTGGTGCGCGAGTTCCTGCCGCGCCTGTTCCGCAACGTCGAGATTGTATCGGCCAATTTGTTTCGCATCACGCGCAACGGCGACTTCACGCTGGAAGAGTCGGACGACATCGACAACGATTTCATCAAGGAAATTCAGGTGGGCCTCAAAACCCGCAAGCGCGGCCGCGTGGTGCGCGTAGAAGTGGAGCCTAATGCCTCGCCCACGCTCATGCAGGTGCTGCGCGAGCGGTGGAACATCGACAACGGCAACGTCTTCGTCATTAACTCGCTCATTGACCTCAAAGGTCTGTGGCAGATAGTGCGGCACCCCAACTTCCGGGGTAAAACCGCCAAAATGCCCGCTACGGTACAGCCGCTGAGCCTACCCGAAGGCGCCGAGGAAAACCTCTTCGAGTACCTCAAGCACCACGACGTGTTGCTGCACCACCCCTACAACAGCATCGAGCCCATGGTGCGACTGCTGGAGCAGGCGGCCGTGGACCCGCACGTGCTGGGCATCAAGCAAACCATTTACCGCTTGGCCGACGATTCCCGCGTGAGCGCGGCGCTCCTCAAAGCAGCCGAAAACGGCAAGCACGTATCGGTGCTGTTTGAAGTGAAGGCGCGCTTCGACGAGGAGAAAAACATCCGCGAGGGCGCCCGGCTGGAAAAGGCCGGCTGCTTCGTGATTTACGGCGTGAGCAAGTACAAGACGCACACCAAGCTCCTCATGATTATCCGCAAGGAAGGGGAGAAGGTGACGCGCTACGTGCACATTGGCTCGGGCAACTACAACGAGCAAACGGCCCGCCTCTACACCGACGTGAGCCTGCTCACGACCAACGACACCTACGGCCACGACGTGTCGGAATTCTTCAACGTCATCACCGGCCACTCGCAGCCCGACGATTACGAGTACCTCATCACGGCGCCCAAGGACATGCGCCAGCAGCTCATTCACCTCATTCGGGAAGAAGTGAAGCAGGCCAAGAAAGGCTTGCCCAGCGGCATTGTGATGAAGATGAATTCGCTCGAAGACAAGGAGCTCATTGACGAGTTTTACCGGGCGGCTAAGGCCGGCGTGCCCATTCGCTTTGTGGTGCGGGGCATCTGCTGCCTGCGTCCGGGCCGGCCGGGGCTGAGCGACAACATTGAAGTTCGCAGCATTGTGGGCGAGTATCTGGAGCACACCCGCCTGTTCTATTTCCACAATGGCGGCGATGCCAAGGTGTATGCCGGCTCGGCCGACATCATGGTGCGCAGCTTTGACCGGCGCATCGAAGCGCTGTTTTTGATTGTTAATCCGCAGCTTAAGCGGGAGGCTATCAATATTCTGATGATGAATATGATGGATAATCAAAACAGCTACGTCATGCGGGAGGATGGCGCCTACATTCGCCAGCAGCCGGCGCCCGGCGAACCGGTGGTGAACGTGCACAAAGACTTCTTCAAGCGCGACGAAGCCCAGCTGGCCACGGCCACTGCCGAAGGCATGCTGGCGCTGCTCGCCGTGCAGGCCCAGCGCCGCCTCGACGTAGCCGCTGCGCAGCAGGAAGCCGAGCAGACGGCCGCTCTGGCCGCCGAAGCTCTCGAAGCCGGCACCGACGATGCCTTCGGCGAAGGCGAGCACGACGAGTCCTGCGAGGACGACGCCACGCCCGTGGGCCACGTCGATGAGGAGGGCGTGAGCGCCGGAGTGGTGAATGCGTAGCTGACAAAGCCCGCCATTGCGAGGCCACCGGCCGTGGCAATTCTTCCTGCTCTCAACGACTAGCCCCCTAATGTGAAAAGCCCCGGCTCTGCCTAGAGTCGGGGCTTTTGTTTGAGTGTATCGCAACTCAAGGCTGGTCGCACGGAGAGTAAGGATTGCTGCGTGGCGTCCGCCTTGCAAGGCGTTACTCCAACTCCGCTGGTGTGTTTTGCAGGTCGGGCACCGGAAGCCGGGCGGGGTGGCCGGCTTCGGGGTTCATCTCGTCGAAATAGTCTTCGAACAGCGCTTGCAGCATGCCGTCTTTCAGGCCGATGTCAGGCACCACCATGCTGCTGACGTTGGCCCACTGCATGGCCGAGAGGTAGATGTGCCCGGCGGGCACAATGACGTCGGCGCGGTCGGGGTTGAGCATGGCCACGTTCACGCGCTCGTCCATGCTCAGGCCGGCGAGGCGGTCCAGGGTGGTTTCGAGGCTGCGGCGCGTCACGGCCTTGCTGGGGGCGGCCGGGGTCAGGCTGTAGAGCTTGTTGATGTTGCCGCCCGTGCCAATGGCGCGCGTGACGTGGTATTGCCGGGCGTTGTGGCGCACCCATTCTTCCATGCGGGCCCAAAGTTCGGCCTGACCGGCGGTGTTCTGGCCGCTTTCCTCCTCCTGCATCCGGCGAATGGAGCCGATTTCGAACGACTGCGCGGCCACCTTGCGGCGGTCGTGGTAGATATTGAACTCGGTGCTGCCGCCGCCCACGTCGATGTGCAGGTAGTGGCGCTTGTCTTCCAGCACGTGTTCGATGACGCGGTTGATGTAGAAGGCTTCGTCCTGGCCGTCAATGACTTTGATTTCCATGCCCAACTCTTTGCGCACGCGGGCCACAATGGCCTCGCCGTTGGCGGCCGAGCGCATGGCCGAGGTGGCGCACACCAGGTAGTGGGCCACGCCATGCACCTCCATCAGCAGGCGGAGCGAGTGCAGGAACTTGACGAACTGGTCTTCCTTGGGCTTTGAAATGTGGCCGGTGGCGAAGACGTCTTCGCCCAGGCGCATGGGAAAGCGCACGTATTCCACGCGCTTGAGGCGATAACGCCCTTCGTAGTGCAGCACTGCCGAAATCTGACACCGAACGGCGTTGGACCCAATATCAATGGCGGCGAGCTTACGCAGGGGAAAGTGCATGCAGAAGAATGAGGTTAAACGAAAAAGCAAAGGTACGCCCAGGGCCGGGTGTTGACTAAATCAGCTTTCGGTGCCCTTACTTGTCAATCCGGAATCCCAGCCCGAATTGGAGCAGGCTCACTTCTTCCGAAACCTGGTAGGAAATGGCAAAGGCCAGGGTTTCGACCACCGGGGCAATGTAGACGCCGCCGCCGTAGCCCGTATGCAGTCCGCCGGGCGAGGCGCCCTGGTAGTACACGCGGCCTTGGTCATAGAATCCAAACACGCCGTAGTAGAAGGGCAGGAAACCGTTTTTGACCTGCCCCAGGGCCAGACGCAGCTCGGTGTTGTAGTAGAGGCTGGCGTCGCCGCTGAAGC
This DNA window, taken from Hymenobacter sp. 5317J-9, encodes the following:
- a CDS encoding biliverdin-producing heme oxygenase is translated as MPTVPHLPESVSAPGILARLRAETRPYHDALEAGAFNESLRAGAPTAAGTAHFLERMYGFLQPYETALRQHEAAFGPAWELPRRYRAHLILADLQRLADAPKPPLCPNMPPLHTLPQLLGAMYVLEGSTLGGQVINRQLERAGIPLRSYFAGYGERTGPMWKAFCHLLAEAAAPDNADEIVASAANTFQCLDAWINQP
- a CDS encoding ATP-binding protein — translated: MDKPTLSYTDESLLGTTITLNNCDREPIHIPGAIQPYGFLLCLDEDTQRIVQASANTETYLGRPAESLIGGGLGQVLAPDQQAKVEALLGSLGTAPRLLGVRLDPVAGRPYFKIIMHRYDGVLWLEFEPVDQLEGASLDLPFLNAALGQMLAAGSVMEFCQHTVDQVRALTGFDRVAIYRFAADESGEVIAEAKRDDLDPWLGIHYPATDIPQQARAMYLKNWLRFIPDAGYAPVPLVPVRNPATGRPPDMTYAVLRSVSPIHLEYLRNMGSAATMTISLIQNGKLWGMVTCHHLTPRLVSYELRDLCQFIGKTFSALLASKELLDDTEYQLRITERQSELFENVTVSGHANFVDGLCGFFPTLQDVFDCGGAAVCFNDELVTLGSTPTPEQIRELVAWLQVHAPEDVFSTSSYAALNPAGLDIRATASGIIAASLADAPGNYLLWFQPEQVRTVTWAGQHEKNHTLVDGQVFLSPRQSFEAWKQLVENTAAPWRAVELDAAREIRVRISDIRLKVFNELQARAQSLSRLNAELARSNDDLDSFAYVASHDLKEPLRGIHNYSLFLLEDYADKLDEEGVHRLQTLVRLSQRMESLIESLLQLSRVGRAELELEAVDLNEMLVEVSDLLQLRFEETQTQLVVAEKLPTIMGDRIRIQEVFSNLFSNAMKYNDRPEKVIRVGEAAVDAFSAINRAKFYVFYVKDNGIGIDSRHQASIFKLFKRLHTPDKYGGGTGAGLAIAKKMVEKHGGTLWVDSQPGQGSTFYFTIPK
- a CDS encoding response regulator; the protein is MLVSPLKPILVVEDSAEDFMALSRVFRKHALQNPVLRCEDGDQALEYLQGYGKAAGWPQTLPAFVLLDLNMPGTDGRAVLESMKRDPKLLSIPVVVFSTSTSAVDIADCYQMGANSYLAKPIEYAVLEEKVRHAIRYWLETSELPKAL
- a CDS encoding hybrid sensor histidine kinase/response regulator produces the protein MKKILLVDDNEQDRALYRRFLGRHLGFESIRFEEAATAAEARDQFLAHQPDCVLLDYNLPDADGLDILADLKTLTPPDSLCVVMVTGGGSEKLAVRALNNGALDYLVKRQFDQELLAKTVLHAIEKNEWRQYVARYHDELRAVNQQLRDSLDALTETRHEISLKNAQLTAANADLARANLDLDNFVYAASHDLKQPVDNLRGLFEELRSSATFHDAEAGTVLRLVDSSLQDLSKTIHDLSAVVQAERMTGGQPAEKVVLADLTKEVLTLLQPQVAAAQGCVHTDFAALPSLQFERSSLRTILLNLLSNALKYRHPDRPCKVEVRAYEAAGQPVLEVRDNGLGIDMERHGGEMFQLFRRFHPQASSGTGVGLFLVHRLVQAQGGRIEVTSQEGEGTTFRLYLGPAAG
- the ppk1 gene encoding polyphosphate kinase 1; the encoded protein is MKLFKSADLIRKSKYISRDLSWLRFNYRVLDQVQDASRGLFDKLKFLAITSSNLDEFFMIRVGSLYNYLDYGKERIDYSGLRELPFRRKLLDFAHRFVNDQSLTYLNELKPNFEKHGFNILKMSDLTELEVKKADGYFKNTVFPLLTPMVYDSYHGFPLMMNQMLIFGVVTRIGNGIAVGLDGEAEKGQERLTFVQIPQNLTRFFELTRKDKVIFVPIEEVVREFLPRLFRNVEIVSANLFRITRNGDFTLEESDDIDNDFIKEIQVGLKTRKRGRVVRVEVEPNASPTLMQVLRERWNIDNGNVFVINSLIDLKGLWQIVRHPNFRGKTAKMPATVQPLSLPEGAEENLFEYLKHHDVLLHHPYNSIEPMVRLLEQAAVDPHVLGIKQTIYRLADDSRVSAALLKAAENGKHVSVLFEVKARFDEEKNIREGARLEKAGCFVIYGVSKYKTHTKLLMIIRKEGEKVTRYVHIGSGNYNEQTARLYTDVSLLTTNDTYGHDVSEFFNVITGHSQPDDYEYLITAPKDMRQQLIHLIREEVKQAKKGLPSGIVMKMNSLEDKELIDEFYRAAKAGVPIRFVVRGICCLRPGRPGLSDNIEVRSIVGEYLEHTRLFYFHNGGDAKVYAGSADIMVRSFDRRIEALFLIVNPQLKREAINILMMNMMDNQNSYVMREDGAYIRQQPAPGEPVVNVHKDFFKRDEAQLATATAEGMLALLAVQAQRRLDVAAAQQEAEQTAALAAEALEAGTDDAFGEGEHDESCEDDATPVGHVDEEGVSAGVVNA
- a CDS encoding phosphatase, with product MHFPLRKLAAIDIGSNAVRCQISAVLHYEGRYRLKRVEYVRFPMRLGEDVFATGHISKPKEDQFVKFLHSLRLLMEVHGVAHYLVCATSAMRSAANGEAIVARVRKELGMEIKVIDGQDEAFYINRVIEHVLEDKRHYLHIDVGGGSTEFNIYHDRRKVAAQSFEIGSIRRMQEEESGQNTAGQAELWARMEEWVRHNARQYHVTRAIGTGGNINKLYSLTPAAPSKAVTRRSLETTLDRLAGLSMDERVNVAMLNPDRADVIVPAGHIYLSAMQWANVSSMVVPDIGLKDGMLQALFEDYFDEMNPEAGHPARLPVPDLQNTPAELE